The sequence below is a genomic window from Gossypium hirsutum isolate 1008001.06 chromosome A11, Gossypium_hirsutum_v2.1, whole genome shotgun sequence.
CATTGCTCCCACAAAACTTGGATACCAAAGGAAGTTGTTTGAAGAAAACGGGCAAAATGTTTATGCTTCATTGGTGATAATGCATGCAGCTGAGAGAAGTGCCCATGTTCTAAAATACGGTTCAATCAGAGAAATACTACTAATAGAAATATGTCTCTTAGCACAAGAATAAGGAATAATCAAGCAAATCTAAAGATTGAAGTCACTTCCAAATCTAGAGGCAAAAGCTTTGTGTGTGGGTGTGCATGTTTAcgtatagagagagagagagagagagagagcaccGAGAGAGAGACCTTTTATTCGTCTGAGTTCCTTACATAGCGTGATAAAGTCTCCCCATTTCATATGACACCGCCTTATAAATCGAAGAATCTGCTCAGTTGTGAACATAGACATGCCTTCCAAGTATTCTCCATTGACACCATTTTCTTTGAAAATCTGACGGTAGCTACCAAGATTTATCTCTTCCAACCACATTCCAACATCCTACCAGAACAAAAAGATAAAAGTGGAAAAGTATGTTACCAAATCAAATGTCCATGCCAAAAGCTTTCATGTTGaagaacaaaaaacaaaaacatgtTCCAAAAGCTTCACCTACTGCTTCAAATTCAAAACCTGTTGCTTTACTTAACATCATAAAGTAAACCACCTTTTGCAGCAACTTTTTCACTAGTAATGGCTCAAGTTATGCACAAATTACCTTGTTGCACAATTTCCGTTATCAGAGTCATCACTATCAGTTTCTGTTATCAGAAATGAATGATACTGATAATGAAGAGAGAGATTGTTTGCATATTTACCATACAATATCTGCAGTCACCTAGACCAAGCTACTCACATTGTAGTTACAGTCGGGCAGCCATAAATCTAGACATTTTATTTATCTACACAAACAACCTCACCAACTTTCAATAGGAATGCTCAACAACGTAAATGAAAGTTCTAACAGAGACAAAAATATtgcagagaagttcaagctatcTTAAATTCGTGAAACCACGATCCAGTAACAAGAAAAAACAAGTGGAATCACCAGAAAAAAATACCAATATGTCTAACCCCATAACTGAACTATTCATTCCAAACACCCCAACAGAAGGAGGGTGAAAATGACAACCTTAAACAAACATTTTAAATGGAATGCTACTAAGCCATATATAAGCAAGAGAGCAGACTCTAAATCACCTAAATTAGAGCCAACACAAAATGTGTTCATCAAACAAATGATTTTTATCTATACCTGGAAATAGataaataaagagagatgggaaTATATACCAAATTGATAGCAAAGGAAGcaaaataaatctttcactaGTTAAGATAGGCAATAAAAAGTGATCACCTTTTTGGTCAAGTCAATTCACTTTAACAGTTTCCAAAAATCAGAAGATCAATAACCCAATATCTTACAATCGATAATAAGTTTTGACGAACAATTTCcaagtgaaaaaaaaatacaacataATTAGCGGAATTCCACAATTAAGTAGCAACACTAAATCTCacgaaaagaaaaactaaagatCTAAACTTCACAGGAACAAGATCCAATTAAAATcaaaagtaaaaacaaacaaaagagAGAGAAATACCTCAACAGTCCAAATGAAGAAATCGAGTGGCTCAGGCGGGTGTTCTTTGGTCATCTCCTCTATTATTTCAACAGAAATTCAGCTTTTATATTGATCACCAATTTCCCATCAAAATTAACGCTGCTTGAAACGATAATCAAATTAAAACGGACCGAAAGAATAACTGTCCCTTTGATTCCCgggaaattaaaaagaaaaatggaggaCAACAGTTTTGAGGTTAGAGTGACAGTTGTTGAGATCCCAATCCTTCTCCTCTTTTTCCTCTTTCTCTTtcttggtttatttttattttcacttttttttctcgGGAAACAAACCCGAGAGCAAAAAAGAGTGAGAAATGGaaaacaggaaaaaaaaaagaaaagcggTACCgtgtgagaaaaaaaaaagaaagagcgAGAATTTTAGGGTTGgatttgtttttccctttttttctacattttagatttttttgagACATTGAGATTGAGATtgtaaatttgtttaaatattgGAAAACAAACTGTAATTATCCACTTTTATCTCATTTCTCTAAcattaaaaacttcatttaaatgtttaattttatcttttcataattaatttttggattatttttcaaaaaaattgttgTTTGGAATTTGTTCTCAAAATATGTGTTTTTCCCTTAACACATGAAACTTGAACTCCTGGAGCTTTGTCCTGAAATTGCAACTACAGTTTGACCTACCTAAGTCAACCCTAAGACATTCATTCCAATTCCAATTTAACCCAACCATCCCCACTTAACTTCAACACTCTACATGTTGATTTTCACATTCTATATTTTATGCTTTCAAATAACTTTTTTagcttttcaacttttaaaaaaataaataaattattttagctatttatttaaattgttatatgaataatatgttcacatttaattaagttttaaaatttaaaaatattttcttatatttttaaaataattttaatgatttttaattttttaaaaataagtttataatttttaaagaatcaATTAAATGCTGATGTGTCATCCACGTGTATGCGATGTCAATGaagttaaaaatgttaattttcttattcattttggggtgatttgacaaaaaatacaagtttaaggattaaaaaccaaaaataaaataaatgaagagttaaaataactatttttataaagttggaggaCCAAATAAATAATTATGCCGATGTTGGTATCATGAAATTCCCAGTCCATTATTTAGATTGTGTAATGAATGCAAAGTAATGTGGTGTGATAAAAACTcaaattataagataaaatttgatACTTGGAAGCATTTGAGTATCACTAAATTGGATTATTATGTGTTATATCATATAATTAGAAAATTACTATTTACACATATCTATATGAAAAGagctttttaaataaaaatttattttttgtttccaaaaaaatgattttttataagtGAATATCTTATCAATCACAAAAATTGGAATGGTATGTTAGAATGATTTTGGTCCATCCCTCACCAAAATTCATACCAATTACTTTTTAGACTTCAACTCATACATGAAATTGTTTACGTTGTACATAAAttcttccaaaataaaaaataaatttagggtaGATTAATATTTTCTATATTCATATTTTGTCTTTAATTCTTAAACTTGTGAAGAAATTAAAATCGATTCCAATAATAACTATATGATTAAGTTGATAAACACATTagggaatatatattaaattatgggGCACtcataaaatgatgaaataaataaagttttgattaaaatgataaagttagaatattaaaaataattttattttaggtttaaatCTGATCAAATTTTACAATGATAAAAATacccttatttaatttattattttaagttcCCAAAATGGAGATAAAAGTGATCCTAATATCTTAAGCAATGTCTTTTTTCTTCTACAACATGATTAGAGTGTTATATGcccttaatttcatatttgattTAACTTCGTCCGGGTGTTAAAAATTAAGCTAACTATATTAGTCCAACCACCCCCTCATTTCTTTATccccaaaaccctaaaccttactAAAATCCCTCAACTCACCTTTCAAATATTAATGGTacgtttgattaattaaaatagaataagaTCATAATAGAATAGTCATTCTGTGGGAATAAAATAAGGTTGTAATGAAATTAAACAGACATAACTgtggtttgattaaataaaatagaatgaaGAATGGAGGTCGactttaaaatgaaaatagagtcgccaccaatcctttttgtttaggtgtaatcgggtcaccttgtgatcgatcattttaataaagcatttcggtttattaaaacaatgtttttggtctacgaaaaactAGAAAACGAATTCTGGAGTCAGTTATGCGTGAGGAAGGATTGGCACCCTcacaacgcccaaaattggtaccgtattgatcaattaacaactgttaaaaatttgaaaaagattttaaaatacaattcctttaaaatgCTTGGATAACTAGAATTGGATATTGAGATTCTCTCGCTTAGAAGGAATAGAATATcatatccagcacgataggacacaacatttcaaaCCCTCGATACAAGATCATCTTataatttccaaaactcatgcatttgaaatttcaaaaggatatttggctatctGGTCAAACGGTAAGTCGAAACCCAACATGATTGGAGaagatttctcgaatttccaaacacaaaatattgcctcattttaatttaagaaaacatggacgaaatttcaaaaggatattcagttattcggttgaacgaaaaatcgaaacccaacacggtagggcacgatttctcgaatttccaaacatgaaATATTTCCTTATTTTGAGAGGTTTTTTAAAATGAGGATGATTATAAAAGCGatctaaagtatataaaataattttaaaaaaatagtatccattcaagataaaataatatataaaactctttaaaaataatatataaacaattcaaaatatataatgtgtaaaaaaagtttgaaatatataatatatgaaaatattaaagtaaataatgtataaaaaattgaaatgagcgttatataaaaagttaaaatagataataacgaaaaaaaagtaaaaaaaaaaataaataaatagaatgttaataacaagagtgaaaaacatatataagaaaaacaataatgaaaataatattagtatataaatagaaataaaaatataataaatagaaatataataatagtagaaatataaatagataaataaaaattagataaataataatagtattagaataacaaaataaatataaatagaaacataaaaataatagcaataatatattaaattagttaatttgataataaaatagcaaaaataaaaaaaggattaaatcgaactTTAAAGCAAAATTCTGGAgcaaatcagaaataaataaaagaaaattgaccaatttgaacatgcgaataacaaggagggaccaaagagaaataatccccaccctccaaaacaTACAGCTTTAAGAAAGACCAAAATGTAGTCAAAACAAATTTTAGGGCCAAAATTAAGAATCatgaaaacttaattgcaaaacaaataaaaaaacaaaagggttGAAAGCAATCGgacgaatttagaaaaaaaaacaaagaaattgaaatgaaacgGGCAAAATTCCTACgtaattgaaagagaaaagaaaataattaaattccaatggaaataggaaaagagagaataatcCAATTCCAAATTGAAGTAGGAATACCAAAAGTCCTCCAAAAGTAATTGGTTTCTTCCAAAGAACAAAatacccctatttatatacatggggtttactaaaaatagcctaaataatttaataataaaataaaataaaataaaaatcatatcttcctATTTTTAACCTTTTACCAAGTCAACAAATTTTGATAACTCCTTGGCTTTCTCCATCTTTTTGATTTGGCCACAATTTAatgattgtctttcaatttgaccattttttaaCTTGTTTCCGACTGATTGCATCCTTTGGCTTCGGTTATTTTTTTTGGGGCCCACGCAAAAATTTGCCTATTACaccttttaataaattaaattatgtaatataaaatatttacccTTAACCaaagttaataatattttatttttgtatacattacaaaaataatcaattatatgtattaaaaattcaaaacaaaataataaaattttaatatctataaatataattaagaaataatatctataaatataataaaaatagtattttGAATACATAATTAACAAAACAATACTAATAAATGTATTTTTcacatcaatttaatattaaagaataatattttatttttatgttttctaaaatttgaaaataatattttctattaaaatatttgaatgatttttgctcttatcattttctcttttccttttttcttttgaaatggaAACTAGCTagcattaaaaaaaaataagggaaaaacaCAAAATGTGTCCCATACGCATATACATCAGGACTCAAAAAGTCATAAAAGAAAAGTGCAAATCGAATTCAAAGTAAATACAAAGCAGagaagaaaagtaaagaaagaacaaaaaaaaaaagccgACCATTAGAACCACTTTCTCCCAAAAAACTCAATATAAAGAACCAACTAAAACTCTCCAATCTCTGGAAACCAAGAATGCATGAAGCCATCAACAAAACCCAATAGAGAGTGGAGCTTCAGTGTCATCATCGGAGTGAAGTATAAAATTTCCCATGAACCAAAGCCAAAACAACCTAGGGCAAAAAGGAATAGTTTGACTTATCTATCTCCGCGACTCACTCCACCATCTCTAGTGCTTCCTCAATCCAGAATCGTTCCTTAGGATAGCGACACCCCTCCTTAGCCAAGGTGTGAGTCGCAGTATTTGCTTCTCTCTTAACATGATGGAAAGTAATCTGCTCAAGAAAACCCAACATGTGTTTGATATCAACTATAATTGGACTGAGAACTGATCTATCATTCGTGTTTGTATGTAATTTCTTTATAATCATCAATGGATCCCCCTCAATCTAGACGTGGTGGAAACCAATCTCCTGCGCAAACCGAATTGCTTACTCGCATGCCCAAGCTTCCACAAAAAGGCATCTGCAATATTAGTACAAGGGTAAGTACAAGCccccaaaatcagccattttccaTTTCTTGCAATAATTCCTGAGATAGATGTTTTCTCTTGAAGATTAAAAGATgaattaaagttaaatttaataaagtcCGGACTAGGTGGTCTTCAATAAATTTGTGTAGTGGGGTAACTACGGTATCGTGCTGTTTCTAGGGCTTCGATTTAGTAAGGTAGCCTAAAATGAACACTACTAAATCATTCATTGTTTGTCTTATACCCTCATGGATTATTTTATTTCGTGCCAACCAAATAGACCAAACAATTAGAGTCACCAATTTTCTATTTCTGTCATCTGTTGTTTGGAAAACCTCTACTAACCAAGATTTGTAATCTAGATGATTCGACATAGGGGGCACTATAATTTGCAAAAATGTCAAAATCTGGCTTGTTACTGAGCAGAAACCTAGCAGGTGATCAATAGATTCCAAATCTATTTGACATAATAGACAAAGAACATGAATAGTAATATGACGTTTGTTTAGATTAGCATACATAGGTATAAAATCATTGTATATTTTCCACGTTGTAATTTTAATCTTATCTGGAAGTTGTAATGCCCATAAATTCGAGAAGAAATTATTTGCAAAGGTAGTCATATGAGTAGGCAATTTTTTTTGTAGTTCAGAGTTTCCATGTACAAGTAGCTTGTAACCAATCTTTACTATATACACCCTCGATTCGTCCAGCCTCCAAATATTAGAATCGGATAGTCTATCCTGGCTAAAGGAATAGACAGAATGGCTTGCACTTGATCCTCGTCTGTAATATCACGGAAGGTCGCTTCATTCCAGGTACCACTTTCCTAATTAATTAGATGAAACACCTTTGTATACCTTATATCAATTTTTTGACATCTAATTCGACCATCTCCAGGTCCCAGAATCCAAGGATCATTCCATATATTCACAAACTCCCCATCATCAATGTAGCAGCCTAAGCCCATTTCCAATAATCCCCTAGCACTTATTATGCGTCTCCAGGTAAGGGAAGGGTAAGAACTTAATCCCGTGGATAAGAAATCAATATGCAGATTAAATAACCCTATTAAAGGAAAGTCTCCAAAGTCCAAAAAAGGAAGTTGGAAAAGGAAGGTAACAGGAAGTCTGAttgctaaaaaaaattaaatttcttggTTGGGAAGAGGAAATTAGATTCAAAAATGAATGaggaatttcaaaattttgatcaTGGGAAAACCGAAAAAAAGAAGGCTAGGACGAATTTGATGCCTTAGAATGTTCAATGTTAGATGACGTGATGATGATGACCATGATGCAAATTCTTGCGTTTTTTCTCAATTTTGATCAACAGCTGACAAGAAGTCAACTGACCAAGCACAATGAAAACAATATGTTGAAATGTTAGTGGGCTGGTGAACCAACGGACAGTGTGGAGACTTCGGCTTACGTTGAGGTTATATAATCCTCGTAtagtcttctttatggagacaaaattggataataaaataatggaaaaaatAATGAGCGGCGTAGATTTTTGTGTGGGATAAAAGTAAATGCAGAAGGTTCTAGAGAAGGTCTTTATTTAGTTTGGAAAGATGATGTTTCGATTAACTTAAGGATTTTTTTAAAGAATCATATCGATGTATTGGTCAAGGATGATCATAACGACAAGGAATGGAGATTCACCGATTTTTACGGAGCATCTAGTATTATAGATAGGAATGATACTTGGAATTTATTACGACGGCTTAGACAAGACCATAATTATCCTTGGCTCGTTAGTGGTTATTTCAACAAAATATTGTTTTCTTTTGGAAAGGTAGGTGGCATCCCGTGGGAGGAAAGGTAGATGGAGGTTTTTACGGAAGTTTTGGAAGAATATCGGTTAATGAATGTCAATTTCTCTGGGGCGTGGTTCACTTAGGAGAGAGGCAATCTGGTGGAAATAAACATAAGAGAGAGACTTGATAAAGGGGTTGCGAATGATCAACGGCTGACAAATTTTCCTCATGCACATATTTGGCACGTACCACACTTTTTCTCAGGTCATTGTccatttttgataaatttggatCAAATGAGAGAAACGATAGGGGTAGAAAGGTTTAGGTTTGAGGCTTGTTGGACAAAAGACGAGTCATTAGAACGGGAAATTGAAAGGTTATAGGAGGCTTCTTTGAGGTCAATAATAACTAAGTTGAACAACTTACAACATGCTTTGACAGTTTGGTCTAAGTTAATCAAAGATAGAAGGGCAGGGTTGAAGAGGGCTCTTATAAGGAAACTTGAAGGTTTGGTGAAAATAGAATGTGATGATGAGacattatttgaatttattgatCATAAAATTCAGTTAAATTAGGAGATTGATAAAGATGAAGTATTTTGAGAGCATCGAGCTAGGGCAAACTAGCTTCACTTAGGGGATAAAAATACCGTTTTTTTCCATAAATTTGCTATTGCTCGTAGATGTATGAACACAATTTCTTGATTAGAGTGGGAGGGTGGACATGAAGTGTTTGACGATGAGGGGATTGGGGAAGCAACAGTTGATTATTTTCAAAGTCTGTTCACATCGAGCAGGATGGgggatatttctaatattttatctGGAATTGAAGTTAGTATTAAATCTGATATTAATGTGATCCTTTTGTCTACATATATGATAGATGAGGTTTTTACAGCTTTGAAGGAAATGGGTCCAACAAAAATGCCTGAGATTGATGGTTTTTTGGCTGTATTTTTCCAACGATATTGGCATATAGTTGGAAgtagagctgatcatgggctgggcggcccggcccggcccggcccgaaggcccgtccaaaaaatgggagggtttgagtaaaaatataggctcgaaaaatgggtttgggcaaaaaaagaggcccgtttagaaaatgggccgggcctcgggtaagagtttttttgccctggcccggcccgaataatatattaatatattttttattttatttttaattattttaaaattttaatataaccattttttattatattgttaatttgtgtattattttaagaattgttttagtatcatttttatttgttttaatatttgtttttatgtttttaaatatatttgatttattatatttttaaatttttttatttaatgaaataagcaaaaaaaaatatggaccgggccgggccgggctcaggcttagcaattttatttcgggccgggcttggacaaatttttaggcccatatttcgggcaggGCCGGGCCTGGGTCTAGtagacgggcctaaaattttgtctgggcCAGACCCGAACCCGTCCCGGcccagcccatgatcacctctagttggAAGTGATGTTATCGGGTTTTGTTTGGGCATACTGAATGAAAGTAAATTGTTGGAGTTTGTTATTGTTACTGATATAATATTACTTCCCAAAATTTCAAACCCAACAAATTTGATGAGCTTGAAACCCACCAACATTTGCACCGTCATTTACAAGCTTGCGGCTAACGTAGTGGCAAACAggcttcatgtaacacccctaatccgtatccatCGCTGAAACAGGGTTACGGGGCATTACtgaaactttcaaaacatttaagATAAATCATGTCAATCACTGTTAATTTTTTGATATTATTCAAAATGTCCTTTAAATGGACCCTCGTGGCCCAATATGAGCATTGAgatcgagtcgggacttaatcgggaactctaaaaatttttcatgaattttcaaaaaaaattctaagttacagggctcacacacccgtgtggtccaaTGGACACGAACGTGTGAAACTGGGATACGTCCGTGCTGTAGGccatgttcgaccccgtgtaactctctgacttgtgcacacggccatgccacacgcccatgtgctaggccgtgtggttaattaaattctttcgaaattaggtgcaggtttcacatggcgaagacacatgcccgtgttctaggccatgtagcacacacagctgagacacacacctgtgtatctgcccgtgtgctcaattctaagcattctattttctCGAAGGTGCAAGGGACATACGGTCTAACGACACGCCTATGCActaggccgtgtgttacacatggtctagacacacgcccatgtgtctacccatgtgaacaaaataaagccatttctagcttcgtttctcacccaaaatcacaccaataacctgcacttaaactcacatccaaataccaaccatttcaaacattcaaattaagcaaatcctatcattcaacatggcatataattacatgcatacatgtttataattttacattggtatattccatatgttaggcataatttgaacaaccatttaacatgtatgtagctaccatagtatgacattacaagtatataaaaaacaaccatttctagccattccaatggctagattacaaaccacatatttaagccatctatgaccaagttagcctatacatgtcattatatcaaaatgattttactctatatatacccaaaataagctagcgGATAGTGTAATGATGCTCTAATGATCTctaaccttcgcgagcttccgagcactataaaataggggaaaataaaatggagtaagcattacatgcttagtaagttcgtataacaaaaactaaacttaccaatctcgttTATTAAATCGAAGTATACAATATCATGGTTTTcatcaacttggcaaaattgcctaaacacatgcattcaatcaaacttGTTagttacaaaattttcatatacatcaagtaaacatagatgagctcatcatgcaatattctttgaAGACATTATCATTTTCATCTCATAATTCACTTATCATGCCAAGAGATTTTTCCGTTGAAacattgaaatttcgatggatattcaagtagtacactcaaggtgtacaattcaataacccgtcaattTTTATTCAAGAGTACCAATTAGGGAATTTAATCAAAGAACACACTCTTAAGCCACCTATCGTATTACAGGATTACCAGTTTAGGCTAAACCCTACttataacatatgctcgagagggattATATCAGAATTActcatctgggctaaatccttttcacaatgagatcaataggattactcgtctaaGCTAAATCTTGTcagtaacaaatgcaggacctcattttATAAGGCaatcacatttatccatcgaaattcaatattcaaacgagactttaccccttttttttccaacatttccgaacatgtaatcatttcacacatttaaaatattcacataaatataaatcatattacatacaatcataacattcaagttaacatatttacatgctcgattaagttacacgaacttacctccaCAATGGTTCgtgtataaaatctactaatccgaaacattttcttttcctcgatctaaactcgaatttgtgttgtccagatccaattaagccatgaaactttcttctctctcttctagggtttccatagaattttggggaagaaaaagagaaaaataaaatgatatctttatcatctttttaattaattaaatatatttcaatttttaatttagtccttacccttttttctaaattttcatggatgagtcactaaaatatatacatacttttctttaatggtctaattaccatataaggacctctagttttaaattccatagctatttaatctttctagctactagaattcaatttttacattttatgcgatttagtccatcCCGTATttaagcacttaatcgataaaattttattatcagaattttcacatgaaatttatAACATATTGCGGACcacgtaataaaattaaaataaatttattttcggatcggatttgtggtccagaaaccacttTTCGATTTCACTTAAAGATGGGTTGTTACACTTCAAGGCGTTATTGAAAAATGTAGTGATTGTACGCAAAGTGTATTTGTTTTGGGTcactttgtaacacccttaacccttatcTGTCGTTGAAATaaggttaagagtgttacatttattggtatcagagctacggtttagccaattcttgaaatgaatgtgatgtGTAAagtgtctagaaatacatgtcatataaatctgtgatagtgtgatatgtatgatccgatctaatcctTGTTTTTCTTATAGAATGTGAAGATGTCAGATAAATCTAAACATGCTGAATGTGATGAAGCTAATAACAGAATACAAACATCTGAACACGGGGCAAGTATTAGTGTTCTAATTTCTCCAATACAGGAGCAAGAACTTAAAATATATGTTCTATGAGTTTATGAACAAATGGTTTTACGACTTTATGCAAGAAAGAAATCAGGCTCAACAACCTTTTCCCCCTACTGCACCATTTGTAGCACCCTAGTTGCACCTCCACCTCCCCTAGTAACTGAATCTAGTAAACGTGCACCTATAGAAAAACTTAAAAAGTTTGGGGCAGAAGGATTTCGGGGAAGATCAGATAATGATCCAGTTAAAGCTAAATATTATCTTCAGAATATAGTAAGAGTTTTTAGAGAAATGGTTTGTTCCCTAGATAATTATTTGAGATGTGCTATTTTCTTATTGAAAGATGAAGCATATAATTGGTATATGATTATAGAGGCTGTCGTGCCAGAAGAGAAaattacttgggaattttttcagaatgaatttaaaaagaaatatgttggcAAAAGGTATCTGAATAAAAAGAATAGGGAAATCATCGATCTGCGACAAGAAAATCAGTCAGTAGCTGAATATGAGAGGAAATTTGTATATCTCAGCAAATATACCTGAGAAATTGCTCCaactgaagaagaaatgtgtattcgatttgagaaagggttaaatgatgaaattagaataATGATTGGGGGTATAGAAATAcaagaattttttg
It includes:
- the LOC107923901 gene encoding uncharacterized protein; amino-acid sequence: MTKEHPPEPLDFFIWTVEDVGMWLEEINLGSYRQIFKENGVNGEYLEGMSMFTTEQILRFIRRCHMKWGDFITLCKELRRIKVACLKGEQKVRRPWWAPSCLSIFFVKVAKRNRQSRVVSLKLEP